In Aquimarina spinulae, a single window of DNA contains:
- a CDS encoding helix-turn-helix domain-containing protein, which translates to MDTTVKYVPVIDDCCYDFVFFKECNSVLTYGEKQSTFPIPFKVFTIHDLSPPYTLKFETSLTFFTIKVQPWANAHFFSYLDTSGIIDLSLEKTGILEVQEQFFKDILISDRCTIADDFIKEQNLILSSSALFVKDICEYIYNVKGMTSVNLLSEKYKKTRQYLNRIFKQEVLYSLKKFIITVRIMDLVKFKIKNKHISMTELCYTYDYFDQSHFNRDFKKVCGVTPMQFFNDLPEFLFRH; encoded by the coding sequence ATGGATACAACGGTTAAGTATGTACCAGTGATCGATGATTGTTGTTATGATTTTGTTTTCTTTAAAGAATGTAATAGTGTGCTAACGTATGGAGAGAAACAATCCACTTTTCCTATCCCTTTTAAAGTATTTACTATTCATGATCTATCCCCTCCTTATACTTTAAAATTTGAAACATCACTTACTTTTTTTACAATTAAGGTACAACCATGGGCAAATGCGCATTTTTTTTCATACTTAGATACTTCTGGGATTATTGACCTAAGTCTGGAAAAAACAGGCATACTAGAAGTACAAGAGCAATTTTTTAAAGATATATTGATAAGTGATAGGTGTACCATAGCAGATGATTTTATAAAAGAACAAAACCTTATCCTTAGCTCTTCGGCCCTTTTTGTAAAAGATATTTGTGAGTATATCTATAATGTAAAAGGAATGACATCGGTAAACCTGTTGAGTGAAAAATATAAAAAAACCCGCCAATATTTAAATAGAATCTTTAAGCAAGAAGTGCTTTATAGTTTGAAGAAGTTTATCATTACAGTACGGATTATGGATTTGGTTAAATTTAAAATTAAAAATAAACATATTTCTATGACCGAACTGTGTTATACATACGATTATTTTGATCAATCACATTTTAATAGGGATTTTAAGAAAGTATGCGGTGTAACACCTATGCAATTCTTTAATGATCTACCAGAATTTTTATTCCGTCATTAG